TGTCCTGAAGGCGGCAGAGAAATTTATGAAGTTAAATATAggtaatttttgtttctgtatAAAAAACAGTCTGGAAGGGTGCAGCTCTCTTCTCTCCCATAAATTGACCTATATCCTTCTATCATGTGCAATATTTGGGTCAGGTTTGATGCCTGGGTGCCAGCTCTTCCTTTACACCAGCTGCTTAATATGATGATTATCACTCAGCTGCCAAACTTCCATAATTCAACCCATTTTGCTAATTAGCTTAGAGTGTGAGAAGCTCATGTTTAGGTCACTCAGCTGTCCTGCTTTAGCAGTTCATTATCACCCCAATAAACACGGCTCCAATAGATGCAAAGCACAAGACAGAAAACTGTAGAAAAAGGGAAGCATTAGCCTGGTCTTTAGGAGCCAGCTGCATCCAGCTTTCCTCGAGGTCTTACAACTGCACCTTTGAATCCCCTCACACTGCTCCCAGTGACCCAGGGAGTTGTAGAAGTAGAGGAAGATCCTCCTATGAACTGTTTGGGAGCCCTGGGAAAGGGGATGCCTTGTTTGAGCATCTGATGGGAGGATGTAGTGAATTATCCATAATTTATGAAGTGAGTAACTCCCAGGACTGGCAATAACATAGAGAACATGTTTTATACTGGAGAACTTGCACAGGGTTAGGACAGGCTCTTCTGAAGGGACAATTAATCCTTTCCTCAGTTGAAATACAGAAAGGTAAACCCTGTTTCATGGGGGTcatgcccaaactgggattttgttccagctccttttATCAGTGCCTGGCTGTCGTGGGTCCTGTCTGTTTCTGCCTCCCTCTGAAGACAAAGGTGGGACTTGCACTGCTGGGGTTGAACCTGGCAACATGACATGTTTGCCATACCCAGGCCACTGATGGCTGGACAGGAATTACTTCTACATGCAGATGCATTTTTTTGAGACATGTTCATGTACATGTTTGAACATGCAGTTACAAAGGGCATGTGAGCAAGAAAACACCCAGCATAAATGTCTAGCTTCAAAATCAGGTTGGGGGGCTGCTTCCAGAGACAATACCATGACTATGAACACAGGAAGGAGTGCTGGGTGATTCCATCAAAACACGCCTGGATTTTGCCCCACTTTCCAAATAGTAGTGAGATACTTGTTTTGTTGCTAAATAACCATGAAAGCTCTGTTTTGAGCTTTGAATCTGTTTGATAATAGGCTGTAGAGCAAGAAACAGTTCAGCTGTCACACACTGCACTGTGTTGTGCCCCAGTTTTCACATGATGGGAACATTAAACTCCTCTCCTACATTAGCAGGTGTGCCAATAGGCTGCAGCTGATATTTTAGTCTGAGGAGTCAGGAAGAAAAGGttgcacagcactgctctgcaaaTGCATTCACTCCCAAAGCCACAGCAGGAGACAGGGAGATGGGAATTAACCACAGCAGATGGAGACATAAAGCTTGGTTAAGTCTCCTTCACCCCCAACAGGCTCCTTTTCTCTTGCCCTCCTCCCTGGTATATCCTGCAACAAAGCCTGTAACAATCACCAAAAAAGGAAATTCCTGAGCTCATTGCTTAACCAGGCTGTAAGATACAAGCCTAACCTACGCCCAACAAGAGATTGGAACTGAATTTGActttggggttgtttttcagacaacatgagaaaaacgcatgcacatttatttatttatttatttatttatttattatttagagTGCAATAGCagcaagaaatgaaagaaatctGTTGTAGCACAGAAGAGAGCAGCACTGTTCTACGAGCATGCTTGAAAATGGGGTTTATATTTACTGTGCTTGTACAATGTTTGGATTCCAGTTCTGCTAAAATAACAGCATACTGCAATGGCACACACTGTATACACTGCTGCTGAATTAACAGAACTGGAGTGCTTGCTACTGAAACATGCCAATTTGCATAAAATTAGttatgaagaaaatgaaaataaacttaACCAAAGCTGTAAATTAAGATGTTGAGCTTTTGAGGCAGAGAATATCATGGTACTGCTTCACCATCTGTTGAAGGAGTGCCCAGGCTCATTCCCACAATGATGCAGGAATTGTGCCTCATTACCAGTGGTAGCCTTGTACTGGATGGTGCCCTTATTCCAGAAAAGAGCTGGAATGGAGCAGGAAGCAAACTGTGTAGCAAGAGTGCTACACTTGACATTCCCCATCACTCTTAATTTGTCATTTAGAAGCACTGTAAGGAGCAAtgtcagcagctccctgtgggctgggaagggtCATCCAGGGGTCTTCTGAGAAGCAGCCCTGCCACCAAGAACAAGACTGATGTTATATCCCCTCTGTCTTGGCCACCATCACAGAGAAAATGAGTCAAGGAGATCACAGAGATCGAGGAAAAAACAAGAGcttggctctctctgcctgctcctgtTTGAAGTCGCAGCATTTTACATCCTTGCTGCATGCTTCACTGAGTGCCAGGCACTAGAGAATCAAGCTCAGCTCCTGTAAAATGAATGTGAAATCAAAGTCTGGAAAGTCCAATAAAACCAAAGGTGTGCTGGTACCTCCTACTACTACACGTGTTATCTCACACATCTCTGGAGGTGATGATTTTATTCCTTGCCTGTCTTTCAGGCTATGATGTAACAAGATGATTTGAGACAAGATAAGAGGTTTCTGTCACAGAAATGAAGAGGACAATTCCCCACCCCATGTTCCCAaccttctcctttccttctgcCTATGCACACTACTCTCAAAAGCTCTTCCTGATGCTCACAGGGCACACAGCACAGTGTGTTAACTCATTAGAAAAGctgaaaactttaaaaaaaaagcctgcaGTGATGCTTTTATGGGGTTTGGGGCTGCATCAGTTTACTTTGCAATCAGTGCCCGATGGTGGTGGCACAAGCAGTGACAAGAAAAGGCTGCACAGCCAGtgaggggctggaggagcagggagggaagaaaggagagagggatgaggaAGCAGGAACAGGAGTGAAGGAATAAAATCACCTTCTCCAAAGCAGTAACGTTTTAATTGCAGCATGGAACTGCATCCTTGTCAGAATTCAGCAAATTGCttacaaatgaaaacaaatcagCCTATTTTGCAGCCAGGCTTGTACTCACTGTTAATTGTAAAGAGTAGTTCAATTTggaatatttaaatattcaaCTCATTGTAAATTGTAAAGTGTAGTTCAGTTTggaatatttaaatattcaaCTCATTGTAAATTGTAAAGTGTAGCTTAGTTTGGAATATATGAATATTCAGATATTCCGCATAATTTCAGGCTTTCTCATCAAATAAATcctacaattttggattttctttgcATGTCTTAGAAATAATTAACAGGATCCAAAGTAATTATCATtcgattgattttttttttagcaaatgaTCGATCTGGAAGAGTGAATCTGTGAATGACACCGCGTGTGCGGCGATGGATCCCTGTCACCAAGGCCATTGCTGCCATCTGCTGAGAGAGAACGGCACAGAGTCGGCCAAGTGCCGAAAAATCCTCCTTGTTGGCCATTCGGAGAGAAAATCCTGCAGAAGCGATGCCAGCAAGCCCAGCTCCACCTGACCTGGTGAAAAACTCACATCCCCCATGTTAACTTCAACTCCCCCGAGAAGAAAACGGAAAGAAAAGCAACGGAGCCCAACTGTGTGTCACAGTTACGGTCAGATTTAGTGTATTCTGCTGCCGGGAAGCTGCTAACACTTCCCAGGGGGActtcagaggtcttttccaacctaattgattTTGTGATTTCTGTGATTGCTGCGATTTCTGTGCTTTCTGTGATGCTCTGTTTCCCTGACGAGCGCTGTCCCCTCTCCGCTGAGGAACGCCGGGCTGGTCCCTCCAGCCCCCGGCAGGTCCTGCCGCCTCACAGCGGCTTGTGGTGAGGGAACCCCGCACCCTGAGGGGCCACGGACCGCTGAGGGGCCAGAAAACCCTGAGGGATCACAGAACCCTGAAGAGCCACAAAACCCTGAGGGGTCCCCGCGGCCCCAGGACGgagcagccccggcccagccatGACGGAAGCCACCCCCCACGCGTGGCCCCGCCCCCGAACGAGCTAAGCGGAGGAGTGCCTGAGTGCTCTGCCCGACAGCCAATCAGAGTGCGGCACCACGAGGCTGCCAACCAATAGCGAGCGAGAGCAGAGGGCGGCCGGGCGGAAGCGGCCGCGGCGGCGCTGAGGCAGCGCGGCGGGCGGAGCGGGCAGGTGAGGGCCGGTGAGGGGTCCGTGCCCTCCGCCAGGATGTGGTTTCGGCTCTTGTCTCTTCCGCGCTGACTTGGCGAGCCCCGCCGCGGGGTTTGTGCCTCCTCAGAGCCCGGCTCGGCGCAGGGCGGCGGGTGTGGGCCCTGCTTAGTTTCTCTCGTGGGCGCGGGTGAAGAGGGGAGGCCGCGCGAGGAACGGCTGAGGGCGCTTGGTCtggtcagcctggagaagggcacACTGAGGGGGGAATCTCACTGCAGCTTCCCCCCGAGGGGCAGCGCCTGTCTGCCCTCTGTGACCAGCGACAGGGCCGAGGGAACGGCTGGAGCTGTACCAGGGGAGGGCTAggtggatattaggaaaaggttctttcTCCAGAAGGTAGTTGGGCACTGAACAGGTTCCCCAGGCTCTCCTTGTCACAGCCCCAAGCCTGGAGAGTTCAAGAAGCCTTTGGGACACGATCTCAGGCACGGTGAGGGAGTTactggggtgtcctgtgcagggcctgtGCAAATCCTTGTGTATTCCTTCCAGCTtgggatattctgtgattctgggggGATttgcccaccaggccccatctAGGGAAAGGGATCACCCCTCTCCCTTTGGCTGCCTGGTTTACAGGTTGGTCTTTCATATTTAGAGAAATGAGTGTTCTGCGTGCTTCTAGTACAGTTAATCTTGCTGTAATTAAACCTTAGTGAAAAGGTAATGTGGATTTGCCATGAGTTTCCTGTATCCTGTGCATGGATTTGTCTCTTCTGGTTCATTTACTCACTGCCACCTCccatattttgtctttgtttACATTTATATCATAACCTTGTGACACAAATTATTAACATTTGTTTCTTGGGTCATTCCCTAGGAATTTCATCTGACAAAAATGGGTGAACCTCAGCAAGTGAGCGCCCTCCCTCCGCCTCCAATGCAATATATCAAAGAGTACACTGATGAAAATATCCGTAAAGGGCTGGCTCCAAAGCCCCCTCCACCTGTCAAGGACAGCTACATGATGTTTGGGAACCAGTTCCAGTGTGATGATCTGATCATTCGGCCCCTGGAGAGCCAGGGCATCGAGCGGTTGCATCCTATGCAGTTTGACCACAAGAAGGAGCTAAGGAAACTTAACATGTCTATCCTGGTCAACTTCCTGGACCTCTTGGACATCTTGATAAGGAGTCCAGGGAGTATAAAGCGAGAGGAGAAGCTGGAAGACTTGAAGCTGCTTTTTGTCCACGTGCATCACCTGATAAACGAGTACCGGCCCCACCAGGCCAGGGAGACGCTGAGGGTGATGATGGAGGTGCAGAAACGGCAGCGCCTGGAGACGGCCGAGCGCTTCCAGAAGCACCTGGAGAGAGTGGTGGAGATGATCCAGAACTGCCTGGCGTCCCTGCCCGATGACCTGCCTCACACAGAGGGGGGGCTGAGGGTCAGCGTGGAGCCCACGGATGCTGATGATGGCAGCAGCTGCGCTGGGCAGAGCGAAAAGCAGAGGGAGCGTTCTGGGGGCAAGAGAGATCAGGTTTTGGACAAGGATGCAGCAATGTGCAGCATTATTGATGAAATGACATGAAGCAAGCAGCTGGTTTTGTTACTGCACCGCagtgagggacaggaggggttCTGAGGATACacgttgtgttttgttttgctgttgtaCAAGCAGACAAAGCATTTGTTGTGCACCTGTTGGAGGTTGTGAGTGACTGGGCAGATGAAAATGTTTaaaggtttgtggttttttttggtaaaaatgaaaaaatctaACTTTTGTTAAATGTATCATGTGAGATGGTAGGCACAGATTAAAGTTGTTTTTTTGTGTTGTACTTTCATTTGTCACTTGCTGCTTGTTTTGAGTATgccattctgtaattctgagTCAAGAAGAAATTCCTACAGAAATGGTGTTTGTGTTTTGCACAAACAACACACAGGAACTTGGAAAACAGGCAGACAGAAACTCAGATTACATCAAGGCATTCCTTATGGTCTGTGTCTGAGGTGAAATCTAAAGCAATGAGTTAACTGTTGTCCTGTAGCTCTCACATCCTTTTATTCTGTGACCCAAATGGCTTTCCTGGgatcctggcagtgccagcctgccctgcctttcccatttttgcagAGCAGTTTCAGGATCCTGCTGGTAATTACCAGAATTGTTCCTCTAGGAGCTCTCTGCAGTTTCCTCAGAAACCACAGGAACTGAGAGGAAGCCTTCTCTTACTAGCTGCTGCATGCAAATTCACCCTCCATCCCTCTTTCTATCATTTCTTGTTTTCAAGTGTGTAGCCAGTTTATCTCTCAGCTACATTAATCCCTTGGTTTTCCTGATTTTCACTTAAAACACCCGTCAGTTTGGTGCTTCTGCTCTTCTATAAGGTAGTAATGAAAGGCAAGGTTCCAATTTTAGCATCTTCCACTTACTCATAAATAAGTCCTCAGTATTTAAATTCACCTGTATAAAACACTGTGCAGTAGTTTAGCTGCTTCAGCAAAGAACTTTTCTCGGCTCTTGATCTCAGGTGCAATTCTAGCCCAAACAACATAAAAATACAAGATATCCTTGAGGAGAGGGTGGTGAtccaggcacagggagagtggCCAGGGGACAGCATTTCTCAAAAGCTgtatttcagcattttttcaGAGTGAGCCTTGATTCAGTTTCCACATTACTTTTTCAAGTCTCCTCTCTATTCTGGATGTTTATGCAGATGCCCATGGcatttttaaatatgaaaaaagaCTGGCACTACATTAGACTTAGCTGTGTAACAGTTTTCCAAAACCACCAAATTGTTACTGGCAAATAAAATTTGCCAGAAGATGCTCTGAGTTTCTTCTGAGTATTAGAACCAGAAACTTACGATGAAAAGCTTGAATAGTTCATCCTACAACTCTGTTACTTGGCCAAGCCCTTTCCACTTCCCAcagtctgctgtgcattatgtaaTCTTCTATCCAAAGCCTGTCTGCTGTGGCAAAAGCAGGTGTGGGAAGCAGTCTGGGGCAGTGGATTGCTGACActcagctcagtgctgctggcaaGTTTCACTTGCAGTCATCAAACAGATCTGGCAAAAACGAGAAGCAGATTTGTGTGGTGCTGTGGTGTCACCTCTCAG
The Zonotrichia albicollis isolate bZonAlb1 chromosome 15, bZonAlb1.hap1, whole genome shotgun sequence genome window above contains:
- the MED7 gene encoding mediator of RNA polymerase II transcription subunit 7; translation: MGEPQQVSALPPPPMQYIKEYTDENIRKGLAPKPPPPVKDSYMMFGNQFQCDDLIIRPLESQGIERLHPMQFDHKKELRKLNMSILVNFLDLLDILIRSPGSIKREEKLEDLKLLFVHVHHLINEYRPHQARETLRVMMEVQKRQRLETAERFQKHLERVVEMIQNCLASLPDDLPHTEGGLRVSVEPTDADDGSSCAGQSEKQRERSGGKRDQVLDKDAAMCSIIDEMT